Genomic segment of Streptomyces longhuiensis:
CCAGCAGAAGCGTCCCGGCGTCTTCAACGGCCGCTGACCCCCACACCGTCACGCCCGAAAGGCCATCATGGAGCACTCCGACCACTCCCCAGGAACGGATGCCTGCGCCGAACTACGCGCACAGGTACGCGAGTTGACCGACGAGTGGCGGGACGCGGGACGCTACGTGCCGCGCAGCGACTCCTGGCTGCGCTCCTTCGACCTGGAGTTCAGCAAGGAACTCGCGGCCCGCGGGCTCATCGCGATGACGTACCCCAAGGAATTCGGCGGCGGCGGGCGTACCAACGTCGAGCGGCTCGCCGTCACCGAGGAGCTGCTGCGCGCGGGCGCCCCCGTCGCCGCGCACTGGATCGGTGACCGGCAGATCGGCCCCGCGGTCCTGCGGCACGGCACGCGCGAGCTCCAGGAGGAGATCGTGCCGAAGATCGCCTCCGGAGAGGCGGTCTTCTGCCTCGGGATGAGCGAGCCCGAGGCCGGTTCCGACCTCGCCTCGGTGCGCACGTCGGCCGAGCGGGTCGAGGGGGGCTGGCTGGTCAACGGCCACAAGATCTGGACCACCCAGGCCCACCACGCCACGCACGCCTATCTCCTCGCCCGCACCTCGCGCGAGGACCGCAAGCACGACGGGCTCAGCGAGTTCGTCCTCGACATGGACGCCGAGGGCGTGCGGGTCACCCCGATCGTCGACCTCGCGGGCGAACACCACTTCAACGAGGTGCGCTTCGAGAACGCCTTCGTGCCCGCCCACCGTCTCATCGGCGAGGTCGGCCAGGGCTGGAAGCAGGTCGTCGAGCAGCTCTCCTTCGAGCGAGGAGGCGCCGAGCGCTCCCTGTCCAGTTACCCCGTCCTCGTGGAGCTGATCGCCGAGGCCGCGCGTCAGGGGGACGACCGCGAACTGCATGCTCTGCTGGGCTCGTTGGTGGCCCGCCTCGCCGTTCTGCGCCGACTCTGCTTCGAGGTCGCGAGCGCCATGGACGCCGGCCAGGCCCCCGTCCAGCAGGCCGCCGCCCTCAAGTACCTGGGCAACGCCTTCGAGCACGACGTCATCGAGGCGCTGCGCCGCACCGGCCTGTGCCAGGACCCCGCCTTCGACTCCACCTTCGGCCAGGCGCTCCTCGCCTCGCCGGCCTTCGGTCTGCGCGGCGGCGCGGCCGAGGTGCTGCTCTCCCTCATCGCCCGACAGGAGGCCCGTTCATGAGCCGGTTCGCGGACGAACTACGGAGTCTGGTCGACGACCTGGCCGCGTCCGGCAGGCCCGATCTGTGGGGCAGCCTCTGCGACCTCGGTCTGCCCAGGGTCGGAATCGACGAGGGGAGTGGCGGCTCGGGCGGCTCACTCGACGACCTGCTTGTCGTGGTCGAGGCCCTCGCAGGGCACGGGATCGGCGTACCCGTGGTCGAGGCGTCCACCGCGGACTGGGTGCTCGGCCACGCGAGGGAACTCGACGGGGAGCTGACCACCGTGGTGCTGCTCGACCGGGCGCCTCGGACGGCCTCCGGCGCCGTCACCGCGGAACTGACCGCCGTGCCGTGGGCGCGCGACGCGGCCCGCCTCGTGCTGTGCGCACCGGGCTGCGCCCCGCTCCTGGTGGACCTGCGGCACACCTCGGTCACCGTACGAGACGTCGACAACATCGCCGGGGAGCCCCGTGACACCGTGATCCTCGCGGGCACCCCGACCGTCACCCTCGACGGCGCCCCTTCCCACGAGGCCGTACGCGAGCGGCTGGCACTGCTGTGGTCCGCGGCCGTGCTCGGCGCAGCCCGCAGCGCGTACAAGCTCACCAAGGCGTATGTCTCCGAGCGTGAGCAGTTCGGCGCACCGCTCCTGAAGATCCCGGCCGTCTCCGGCAACCTCGCCCG
This window contains:
- a CDS encoding acyl-CoA dehydrogenase family protein, which translates into the protein MSRFADELRSLVDDLAASGRPDLWGSLCDLGLPRVGIDEGSGGSGGSLDDLLVVVEALAGHGIGVPVVEASTADWVLGHARELDGELTTVVLLDRAPRTASGAVTAELTAVPWARDAARLVLCAPGCAPLLVDLRHTSVTVRDVDNIAGEPRDTVILAGTPTVTLDGAPSHEAVRERLALLWSAAVLGAARSAYKLTKAYVSEREQFGAPLLKIPAVSGNLARMRVQLIQADAALALAREAAPLSGAAEIVRITTAAAATEIARIAHQLHGAMGITDEYPLHRLTRRLWSWRDAVASERRWAESLGRRAAGAGETGVWTRITATGR
- a CDS encoding acyl-CoA dehydrogenase family protein, with translation MEHSDHSPGTDACAELRAQVRELTDEWRDAGRYVPRSDSWLRSFDLEFSKELAARGLIAMTYPKEFGGGGRTNVERLAVTEELLRAGAPVAAHWIGDRQIGPAVLRHGTRELQEEIVPKIASGEAVFCLGMSEPEAGSDLASVRTSAERVEGGWLVNGHKIWTTQAHHATHAYLLARTSREDRKHDGLSEFVLDMDAEGVRVTPIVDLAGEHHFNEVRFENAFVPAHRLIGEVGQGWKQVVEQLSFERGGAERSLSSYPVLVELIAEAARQGDDRELHALLGSLVARLAVLRRLCFEVASAMDAGQAPVQQAAALKYLGNAFEHDVIEALRRTGLCQDPAFDSTFGQALLASPAFGLRGGAAEVLLSLIARQEARS